Within Thermus sp. CCB_US3_UF1, the genomic segment GTGGGTCTACGACCGGGAAACCTACCGCTTCCTGGAGGTGAACGAGGCGGCGGTGGCCAAGTACGGCTACGCCCGGGAGGAGTTCCTCACCATGACCATTCTGGAAATCCGCCCAGAGCGGGAGCGGCTTAGGCTCCTGGAAAACCTGAGGCGGCCAAGACCTTCCCTGGAGCGCTCGGGCCCCTGGACCCACCGCCTCAAGGACGGGCGGGAGATCCAGGTGGAGATCCACTCCCACACCCTGGAGTACGCCGGCAGGCCGGCGGTCCTGGTGGCAGCCCTGGACATCACGGAAAAGCTCCAAGCCGAGGCCACCCGGAGGCTCTTGCAGGAGGCCCTCGAGGCCGCCCACGAGGCCGTGGTCCTCACCGACCGGGATGGCCGGATCGAGTGGGTAAACCCCGCCTTCACCCGCCTCACCGGCTACGCCCTGGAGGAGGCGCTAGGGCAAAACCCCCGCATCCTCAAGTCCGGGGTTCATCCCCGGGAGTTCTACCAGGAGATGTGGGCAACCATCCTGGCGGGACGGGTGTGGAACGGGGAGCTGGTGAACCGCCGCAAGGACGGCACCCTCTACGCCGAGCGCATGACCATCACCCCGGTGCGGATAGGGGGGGAGATCCGCCACTTCATCGCCATCAAGCGGGACGTTACCGAGGAAAGGGCCAAGGAGCAGGCCCTGAGGGAGTCCGAGGCCCTCTTCCGCACCCTGGCGGAAACCGCCCCCGCCCTGATCCTCCTTTGGCAAGGGGAAAGGCTCACCTTTGCCAACCAGGAGGCCCTGCGGATCACCGGGTACACCCTGGAGGAGCTGCAAAGCCGGCCCGTCTGGGAGTTCGTCCACCCCGCCGACCGGGAGATGGTGCGGGCCCGGGGCCAGGCCCGCATCCGGGGGGAAAATCCCCCAGGCCGCTACACCTTCCGCATCCAGACCAGGGCGGGGGAGGTGCGCTGGCTGGACTACTCCGCCGCCCGGGTAGCGGTCGGGGGGGAGCCTGCGGTTTTAGGCGTGGCCCTGGACATCACCGAGGCCAAGGAGCGGGAGCTTTCCCTGGAAGCCTTTGCCCGGCTGAGCCTGGCCCTGCGGCAGAGCGAGGAGCTGAAGGGGATGATGGAGCACGCCCTGGAGGCCATCCTGGGCAGCATGGAGGCCCCCGTGGGCAGCATCCTCCTTTACGACCAGGACACGGGCCGCCTGGAGGAGGCGGCCAGCCGGGGCTGGCTTCAGGGCATCCCCACCCCCCAGACCCTCACCGAGGGGAGCATGGTGGCCCGGGCCTTCCAGGGCGAGGTGGTGGTGAGCCCCGACCTGAAGGCCGACCCCCGGGTGCGGGAAGGGGCCAGGCCCCTCGTCCCCGAGGGCTGGAGCGGGACGGTGGTACCCATCCTGGCTGGCCGCGAGCCCATAGGGGCCCTCACCCTGGCCTGGCCCCACCCCCGGGTGCCCACCCCCGCCGAGGTGGAGCGGGCCCAGTTCCTGGCCGAGGCCCTGGGCAACGCCGTGCGCCGGGCCAGCCTGCGGCGCAAGCTGGCCAAACGGGTGGAGCACCTGGAGGCCTTGCGCCTCGTTGACCAGGCCATCCTGGCCTCCCTAGACTTTGGCCCAAGCCTAGAAATCCTCCTGGACCAGGTGGTCCGCACCCCCGTGGACGCCGTGGCCCTTTTCCTGTACAAACCCCAGGAAAAGGTCCTATACCTGCACGCCCACCGGGGCTTCCTCTCCCCCAAGGGCTCCCTGCCGGCCCGCATCCCCTTGGGCCAGGGCCACGTGGGCCGGGCCGCCCTCCTGGGGGAAAAGGTGGCGGTGGATGACCTCAGGCAAAACCCAGGGGCCAACCCCAGCTTCACCCTCGAGGAGGGGCTCCAGGCCGAGCGGGCCTACCCCCTCTTCGCCAAGGGCAGGCTCCTGGGGGTTCTGGCCCTCTTCACCCGCAGGCCCTGGGACCTCTCCCCCGAGGACGAGGAGTTCTTGGAGGCCCTGGCGGGCCAGGGGGCCGTGGCCCTGGACAACGCCCGCACCTTCCAGGAGCTGCTCAAAAGCCAGCGGGAACTAGAGGCCGCCTACGACCTCACCCTGTGGGGCTGGGCCAAGGCGGTGGAGCTCCGGGACCAGGAAACGGCGGGGCATACGGAGCGGGTAACCGAGCTCACCCTCCGCCTGGCCCGGGCCCTAGGGGTGCCCGAGGAGGACCTGGACGACCTAAGGCGGGGGGCCATCCTGCACGACGTGGGCAAGATCGGCATCCCCGACGCCATCCTGCGCA encodes:
- a CDS encoding PAS domain S-box protein, which codes for MRLSNPWKITLAYALFSLVWILGSDRLFLSLFPMAEELTRWQTGKGLVFVLLSSGFIHLLASFLERAQRRAAEALAASEKRFRALVENGRELVYVVDAQGKLLYASPNVAQVLGYDPLGYTRERLSALDFVHPEDRLYAEAVLEDLLRHPGATREYTFRILDAAGQVRHARVWGRNLLEDPAVGGIVLNVRDESELEEERARLQGLLEALPGRVYQAFVPEGADPAFLPLRYASPQAQRILGYPPEELQENPQAFYARVHPEDRAQTQEVCRRAVARPGEVQSVTYRFWHGKKQAWVWLQDSLVYDPLSRLLTGYGSDVTELKEAEARFRLLFQAHPLPMWVYDRETYRFLEVNEAAVAKYGYAREEFLTMTILEIRPERERLRLLENLRRPRPSLERSGPWTHRLKDGREIQVEIHSHTLEYAGRPAVLVAALDITEKLQAEATRRLLQEALEAAHEAVVLTDRDGRIEWVNPAFTRLTGYALEEALGQNPRILKSGVHPREFYQEMWATILAGRVWNGELVNRRKDGTLYAERMTITPVRIGGEIRHFIAIKRDVTEERAKEQALRESEALFRTLAETAPALILLWQGERLTFANQEALRITGYTLEELQSRPVWEFVHPADREMVRARGQARIRGENPPGRYTFRIQTRAGEVRWLDYSAARVAVGGEPAVLGVALDITEAKERELSLEAFARLSLALRQSEELKGMMEHALEAILGSMEAPVGSILLYDQDTGRLEEAASRGWLQGIPTPQTLTEGSMVARAFQGEVVVSPDLKADPRVREGARPLVPEGWSGTVVPILAGREPIGALTLAWPHPRVPTPAEVERAQFLAEALGNAVRRASLRRKLAKRVEHLEALRLVDQAILASLDFGPSLEILLDQVVRTPVDAVALFLYKPQEKVLYLHAHRGFLSPKGSLPARIPLGQGHVGRAALLGEKVAVDDLRQNPGANPSFTLEEGLQAERAYPLFAKGRLLGVLALFTRRPWDLSPEDEEFLEALAGQGAVALDNARTFQELLKSQRELEAAYDLTLWGWAKAVELRDQETAGHTERVTELTLRLARALGVPEEDLDDLRRGAILHDVGKIGIPDAILRKPGPLTEEEWALMKKHPVYAYEWLSGIPFLKKALEIPYGHHERWDGSGYPRGLKGWEIPLAARIFAVVDVYDALTSDRPYRQAWPKEKALAYLQEQAGKQFDPEVVQAFLRLMALESDSPPHGAK